Proteins encoded together in one Pelagicoccus enzymogenes window:
- a CDS encoding DUF4184 family protein, which yields MPFTLTHTAAILPIARFAPKLPLSALAIGSMLPDAPIFLTLGYGYTFLHSLPGLLLAAVPLGLAFYYAYHRFLKPALINLLPDFAACRLQTYLEPPSPSFVPVAIALFFGAATHFVWDLFTHAGKAGVALIPLLQNSYHMSGYSIAGHEIAQHGSSAIFLPILACVAIRRLARLPPAPFYPPASSLRRLTQLAILSAPGLSAFAVGAAGTSSIMTFLFETTVLCGMLLLLAVGAYGLALSWQAQPVRQR from the coding sequence ATGCCATTTACCCTCACACACACCGCGGCGATTCTGCCCATCGCTCGATTCGCCCCCAAGCTGCCGCTCTCCGCCCTCGCGATCGGAAGCATGCTTCCGGATGCCCCTATCTTCCTGACATTGGGATATGGATACACTTTCCTCCATTCTCTTCCCGGTTTGCTCCTTGCCGCCGTCCCGCTGGGCCTAGCCTTTTATTACGCCTACCACCGGTTCCTCAAACCAGCCCTCATTAACCTTTTACCCGATTTCGCAGCCTGCCGACTGCAAACCTACCTCGAGCCCCCCAGCCCCTCTTTCGTACCGGTAGCGATCGCTCTCTTTTTCGGAGCTGCAACCCATTTCGTTTGGGATCTGTTCACCCATGCAGGCAAAGCGGGGGTCGCCTTAATCCCCCTTCTCCAAAACTCGTACCATATGAGCGGATACAGCATTGCTGGACACGAGATCGCTCAACACGGCAGCTCCGCGATCTTCCTTCCCATCCTCGCTTGCGTGGCGATTCGAAGGCTTGCGCGACTTCCTCCAGCTCCCTTTTACCCGCCCGCATCGTCCCTTCGCCGCTTAACCCAGCTCGCAATTCTGTCCGCGCCTGGTCTTAGCGCTTTCGCTGTTGGGGCGGCCGGAACGAGCTCCATCATGACCTTCCTTTTCGAAACCACCGTGCTTTGCGGCATGCTGCTTCTTCTGGCTGTGGGCGCCTACGGCTTGGCCCTCTCATGGCAAGCTCAACCCGTTCGCCAGCGGTGA
- the atzF gene encoding allophanate hydrolase, translated as MNLSFDTTTLREGYLSGKFTVSDIIREVLARIEAGDSKIWICVDTADRLLAQAKEIEEKDPNSLPLYGIPFAVKDNIDVAKLPTTAACPDYRYFADEDATVVAQLRAAGAIPIGKTNLDQFATGLVGVRSPYGIPGNAFDPQYIPGGSSSGSAVSVALGQVSFSLGTDTAGSGRVPACFNNLVGLKPSRGLLSSTGLVPACKSLDCISIFALNAFDAQAALRVAASYDPSDAYSRPNPLSLESPRRAYRDGMTFGVPSPEQLQFFGDENYLNLYLQSIARLEALGFKKQVIDFSPFLAAARLLYEGPWVAERYWAIQDLIKDAPEALHPVTRAIIEKGIDGTAVDAFDATYKLQAFRQETLSLWESVDFLATPTAGTHYTIEQLEADPIQLNSNLGYYTNFMNLLDLSSVAVPTGFTPKKMPFGITLIAPAFHDEKLLSIAHKLQLASELRMGATEHQRFEPVLPAQWDSAPIAVCGAHMSGLPLNHQLTELGATFQRSTSTSPRYRLYALPGTNPPKPGMVRDESNGAAIELELWNLPQSQWAAFISQIPSPLGIGNIELSDGSFVKGFLCEQWATSQAEEVSAHRSWREYLRARS; from the coding sequence ATGAATCTCTCCTTCGACACAACCACGCTCCGCGAGGGTTACCTCTCCGGCAAGTTCACCGTTTCCGATATCATACGCGAGGTCCTGGCTCGCATCGAGGCAGGCGACTCCAAAATTTGGATATGCGTCGACACTGCGGATCGTCTCCTTGCCCAAGCGAAGGAGATCGAAGAGAAGGACCCAAACAGCCTTCCCCTCTATGGCATCCCTTTCGCGGTGAAGGACAACATCGACGTAGCCAAACTTCCTACAACAGCAGCCTGTCCCGACTACCGCTACTTCGCCGACGAAGATGCCACCGTGGTCGCGCAACTGCGAGCTGCCGGAGCAATCCCGATCGGCAAGACCAACCTAGACCAATTCGCAACCGGTCTGGTAGGCGTCCGTTCTCCCTACGGAATTCCCGGTAACGCCTTTGATCCGCAATATATTCCAGGCGGATCCAGCTCTGGATCCGCCGTATCCGTAGCCCTAGGACAAGTGTCCTTCTCACTCGGCACCGATACCGCCGGATCCGGTCGCGTCCCCGCATGCTTCAACAACCTCGTTGGCCTCAAGCCATCCCGAGGATTGCTTAGCTCGACTGGCTTGGTACCCGCCTGCAAGTCGCTGGATTGCATCTCGATCTTCGCCCTCAACGCTTTCGACGCTCAGGCCGCGCTGCGAGTCGCCGCCAGCTACGATCCGAGCGATGCCTATTCGAGACCCAATCCCCTCAGCCTCGAATCGCCCCGCCGCGCCTATCGCGACGGCATGACTTTCGGCGTACCCTCGCCCGAGCAGCTCCAGTTCTTCGGCGACGAGAACTACCTGAACCTGTACCTCCAATCAATCGCTCGTCTCGAGGCGCTGGGCTTCAAGAAGCAAGTCATCGACTTCTCCCCCTTCCTCGCCGCCGCGCGCCTGCTCTACGAGGGCCCTTGGGTCGCGGAACGCTACTGGGCCATCCAAGACCTCATCAAAGACGCGCCCGAAGCCCTGCACCCCGTCACCCGAGCCATTATCGAAAAAGGCATCGACGGAACGGCTGTCGACGCCTTCGACGCGACCTACAAGCTTCAGGCCTTCCGCCAAGAAACCCTTTCGCTTTGGGAAAGCGTCGACTTCCTAGCAACCCCCACGGCCGGTACCCACTACACGATAGAGCAGCTTGAGGCAGACCCCATCCAGCTGAATTCAAACCTTGGATACTACACAAACTTCATGAATCTGCTCGATCTGTCCTCCGTAGCAGTTCCCACCGGTTTCACTCCCAAGAAAATGCCCTTCGGCATTACCCTAATCGCTCCCGCCTTCCACGACGAAAAGTTGCTCTCAATCGCTCACAAACTCCAACTCGCCTCGGAACTGAGGATGGGAGCGACCGAGCACCAACGCTTCGAGCCCGTCCTTCCCGCCCAGTGGGACAGCGCGCCCATCGCCGTATGCGGAGCGCACATGAGTGGACTTCCCCTCAATCATCAGCTCACGGAGCTCGGCGCCACTTTCCAACGATCCACCAGCACCAGCCCCCGCTACCGTCTCTACGCCCTGCCCGGAACGAATCCCCCGAAGCCAGGCATGGTACGCGATGAAAGCAATGGAGCCGCCATCGAGCTCGAGCTATGGAATCTGCCGCAGTCCCAATGGGCCGCTTTCATTTCACAGATTCCCTCGCCTCTCGGCATCGGCAACATCGAGCTATCGGACGGCAGTTTCGTCAAAGGCTTCCTCTGCGAGCAATGGGCAACTTCCCAAGCCGAGGAGGTGAGCGCCCATCGGAGCTGGAGAGAGTACCTCCGGGCCCGTTCCTAG
- the uca gene encoding urea carboxylase: MFKKVLIANRGEIACRVIRTLRKMGIGSVAIYSDADRFAQHVDLADEAIRIGPAPVKQSYLNIEAILEAAKSSGAEAIHPGYGLLSENADFATQVEAAGIAFIGPTPQQMIEFGLKHTAREIAIANEAPLLPGSDLVDTLDIACSEAKRIGYPVMLKSTAGGGGIGMRLCWNEEELKDAYESVKRLGENNFANSGIFLEKFVQRARHIEAQIFGDGAGKVIALGERDCSVQRRNQKVIEETPAPAISEELRNQLLDTAVRLAQGVNYRSAGTVEFVYDVDASAFYFLEVNTRLQVEHCVTEEVTGVDLVEWMVKQAAGEMPDLDSIEIKPSGAAIQARVYAEDPNKNFQPSSGLLTEVSFPSDVRVDSWIETSTEVSAFYDPLLAKVIAKGSDRLQAIAALANALSKSRVEGIETNLEYLENILATETFQGATHTTKFCDGLVYHPSTIDVLESGTQTTVQDYPGRVGYWDIGVPPSGPFDAYAFRLGNKILGNDEKAAGLEITVTGPTLVFNHATTIALTGAPTNATLNEQPIPFWRAIPVAAGDTLSCGKVIENGCRAYLSVQGGLDVPDYLGSKSTFTLGQFGGHCGRTLTLGDVLHFHSQSTSSSSSLQPLEEIEASQIPEYSHHWDIRVLYGPHGAPDFFTEEDIATFFSTDWEVHYNSARTGVRLIGPKPKWARTDGGEAGLHPSNLHDNAYAIGTVDFTGDMPVILGPDGPSLGGFVCPATIIKADLWMMGQLKPGDTIRFQKVDQTTATRLEMEHESFLSSRSDLGPETPPKPSRYGAEDAILESLPEQPELDRPSVCYRRSGDKYLLVEYGEMKLELNLRFRAHALMEAVKASSIPGILELTPGIRSLQIHYESLRLPLDELVDKLKQIEEELPPITEMKVPTRTVYLPLSWDDEATQLAIKKYESVRKNAPWCPSNIEFIRRINGLDSIQDVKDILFNASYLVMGLGDVYLGAPVATPVDPRHRLVTTKYNPARTWTPENAVGIGGAYLCVYGMEGPGGYQFVGRTVQMWNRYKQTKDFKEGKPWLLRFFDQIRFYEVSADELLQMREDFIHGRFELKVEESTFDLAAYNKFLADNETEIKTFKDRQQASFDAERQRWIETGQATYVADEAAFGTMEESEIPEGCVPAQSHVPGSVWKICVQEGDKVKKGDVLLIVESMKMEINITAPADGTVETLLTKEGNPTNKGQNLVLIKE; encoded by the coding sequence GTGTTCAAAAAAGTTCTCATCGCTAACCGCGGCGAAATCGCCTGCCGCGTCATTCGAACCCTCCGCAAGATGGGTATCGGCTCCGTCGCCATCTACTCCGACGCCGATCGCTTCGCCCAACACGTCGACCTTGCGGACGAAGCCATCCGCATCGGCCCGGCTCCCGTCAAGCAGAGCTACTTGAACATCGAAGCGATCCTTGAAGCGGCCAAATCGAGCGGAGCGGAAGCCATCCATCCCGGTTACGGTCTGCTCTCCGAAAACGCCGACTTCGCCACTCAAGTGGAAGCTGCCGGAATCGCCTTCATCGGCCCGACTCCCCAGCAAATGATCGAGTTCGGACTCAAGCACACCGCTCGCGAAATCGCCATCGCCAACGAAGCGCCCCTCCTCCCCGGTAGCGATCTGGTGGATACGCTCGACATCGCCTGCTCGGAAGCGAAACGCATCGGCTACCCCGTCATGCTCAAGTCCACCGCGGGCGGCGGCGGCATCGGCATGCGGCTTTGCTGGAACGAGGAGGAACTCAAGGACGCCTACGAATCCGTCAAACGCCTCGGCGAAAACAATTTCGCCAATAGCGGCATTTTCCTCGAAAAGTTCGTACAACGAGCTCGCCACATCGAAGCCCAGATCTTTGGCGACGGGGCCGGCAAAGTCATCGCCCTCGGAGAGCGCGATTGCTCCGTACAGCGCCGCAACCAAAAGGTTATCGAGGAAACGCCCGCTCCCGCGATCTCCGAGGAATTGCGTAACCAACTGCTCGATACAGCCGTTCGCCTCGCCCAAGGCGTCAACTACCGTTCCGCCGGCACCGTCGAATTCGTCTACGACGTAGATGCCTCCGCCTTCTATTTCCTTGAGGTAAATACCCGACTACAAGTCGAACACTGCGTTACGGAAGAAGTCACCGGAGTCGACCTCGTGGAATGGATGGTCAAGCAGGCCGCCGGCGAAATGCCGGACCTTGATTCCATCGAAATAAAACCCAGCGGAGCCGCCATCCAGGCTCGCGTCTACGCGGAGGATCCCAACAAAAACTTCCAGCCCTCTTCCGGCCTACTCACCGAGGTCAGTTTTCCCTCAGACGTGCGCGTCGACTCGTGGATCGAAACCTCCACCGAAGTTTCCGCTTTCTACGATCCGCTCTTGGCCAAAGTCATCGCCAAAGGCAGCGACCGCTTGCAAGCGATCGCTGCCCTGGCAAACGCCCTCTCCAAGTCGCGGGTGGAAGGCATCGAGACCAACTTGGAGTACCTCGAGAACATCCTCGCTACCGAAACCTTCCAAGGCGCCACTCACACAACGAAATTTTGCGACGGACTCGTCTACCACCCCAGCACCATCGACGTGCTCGAGTCAGGCACCCAAACGACGGTGCAGGACTATCCGGGCCGCGTGGGCTACTGGGATATCGGCGTCCCCCCTTCCGGTCCCTTCGACGCCTACGCTTTCCGGCTCGGCAATAAAATCTTGGGCAACGACGAAAAGGCTGCCGGCTTGGAAATCACCGTGACCGGTCCCACGCTCGTCTTCAACCACGCCACCACAATCGCCCTCACCGGAGCCCCCACCAACGCCACGCTCAACGAGCAGCCCATTCCCTTCTGGCGCGCCATTCCCGTAGCCGCTGGCGACACCTTGTCCTGCGGCAAGGTAATCGAAAACGGATGCCGGGCCTACCTCAGCGTACAAGGCGGCCTGGACGTACCCGATTACTTGGGCAGCAAGTCGACCTTCACCCTCGGCCAATTTGGAGGACACTGCGGGCGTACTCTGACGCTGGGGGATGTGCTTCACTTCCACTCCCAATCTACGTCTTCATCTTCTTCCCTACAACCGCTCGAGGAAATCGAAGCGTCTCAGATTCCTGAATACAGCCACCATTGGGACATCCGTGTGCTCTACGGACCCCACGGAGCCCCAGACTTTTTTACCGAAGAAGACATAGCGACCTTCTTCAGCACCGACTGGGAAGTCCACTATAACTCCGCCCGTACCGGCGTGCGCCTGATCGGCCCCAAGCCCAAGTGGGCCCGCACCGACGGCGGCGAAGCGGGCTTGCACCCTTCCAATCTTCACGACAACGCCTACGCCATCGGCACCGTCGATTTTACCGGGGACATGCCCGTCATCCTCGGCCCCGATGGTCCATCGCTAGGCGGCTTCGTTTGTCCCGCTACCATCATCAAGGCTGACCTGTGGATGATGGGACAACTCAAGCCCGGCGACACCATTCGCTTCCAGAAAGTCGACCAGACAACAGCCACCCGTCTGGAGATGGAGCACGAATCATTTCTTTCAAGTAGGAGCGACCTTGGTCCCGAAACACCTCCAAAACCTTCCCGCTACGGAGCGGAAGACGCCATCCTCGAGTCCCTGCCTGAACAGCCGGAGCTCGATCGCCCCTCCGTCTGCTACCGTCGCTCTGGAGACAAGTATCTGCTTGTTGAATACGGAGAAATGAAGCTCGAGTTGAATCTCCGTTTCCGGGCGCACGCCCTTATGGAGGCAGTTAAGGCATCGAGTATCCCCGGTATTCTTGAGCTTACGCCCGGAATCCGCTCCCTGCAGATCCACTACGAAAGCCTTCGCTTACCACTCGACGAGCTAGTCGACAAGCTGAAGCAAATCGAGGAGGAACTCCCCCCCATCACGGAAATGAAGGTGCCGACTCGCACCGTCTACCTCCCACTTTCATGGGACGATGAAGCGACCCAGCTCGCTATCAAAAAGTACGAGTCCGTCCGCAAGAACGCGCCTTGGTGTCCCTCCAACATCGAGTTCATTCGCCGCATCAACGGCCTCGACTCCATCCAGGACGTGAAGGACATCCTCTTTAACGCGAGCTACCTCGTGATGGGCTTGGGCGACGTTTACCTCGGAGCCCCCGTAGCCACGCCAGTCGACCCGCGTCACCGCCTTGTCACTACAAAGTACAACCCTGCCCGCACTTGGACCCCCGAAAACGCGGTCGGAATCGGTGGAGCCTACCTCTGCGTCTACGGCATGGAAGGACCCGGCGGTTACCAATTCGTGGGTCGAACCGTGCAAATGTGGAATCGCTACAAGCAGACGAAAGACTTCAAGGAAGGGAAACCTTGGCTGCTGCGCTTCTTTGACCAGATTCGCTTCTACGAGGTATCCGCGGACGAGCTGCTGCAAATGCGGGAAGACTTTATCCACGGTCGCTTCGAGCTGAAAGTGGAAGAGTCCACCTTTGATCTGGCTGCCTACAATAAATTCTTGGCCGACAACGAAACCGAAATCAAAACCTTCAAGGACAGGCAGCAAGCCTCCTTCGACGCCGAAAGGCAGCGTTGGATCGAGACTGGACAAGCAACATACGTCGCAGACGAAGCCGCCTTCGGTACGATGGAAGAAAGCGAGATTCCGGAAGGCTGCGTTCCTGCTCAAAGCCACGTCCCCGGAAGCGTATGGAAAATTTGCGTACAGGAGGGAGACAAGGTAAAGAAAGGCGACGTACTCTTGATCGTGGAATCGATGAAAATGGAAATCAACATCACCGCTCCCGCAGACGGCACAGTCGAAACCTTGCTTACAAAAGAGGGAAATCCCACCAACAAGGGCCAGAACCTAGTCCTAATCAAAGAATAA
- a CDS encoding DUF2490 domain-containing protein codes for MRNALILLTTVCLLPLAAYSDDGLDLWLTVNGPAQEIWENTKTKTQVAVRFPEFDELSYFFVSQKFTTKLNEKWSLGTHPVFETAKKGDEWSNTYRLDLELNPSKFRLGQNGPTISMRNRWELRWKEGKGSDIFHRIRHSTKATWKIDQGPFTAFSIGDEVFFEEDKGKITRNRFYPVMLDSKLGKHKINYYLLYQSDRAGTSDNWNGRYIAGSSLSF; via the coding sequence ATGCGAAACGCACTCATACTTCTTACCACCGTCTGCTTGCTCCCGCTGGCAGCCTATTCAGACGATGGACTCGACCTTTGGCTCACCGTCAACGGTCCCGCGCAAGAGATCTGGGAAAATACCAAGACCAAAACGCAAGTCGCCGTCCGATTCCCCGAATTCGACGAGCTCAGCTACTTCTTCGTGTCCCAGAAATTCACCACCAAGCTCAACGAAAAGTGGTCGCTCGGCACTCATCCCGTATTCGAAACTGCCAAGAAGGGAGACGAGTGGTCGAACACCTACCGTCTCGACTTGGAACTCAACCCCTCCAAGTTCAGGCTCGGCCAAAACGGCCCCACCATCAGCATGCGCAACCGTTGGGAACTGCGCTGGAAGGAAGGCAAAGGCAGCGATATCTTCCATCGTATCCGCCACTCCACCAAGGCGACTTGGAAAATCGACCAAGGTCCCTTCACCGCCTTCAGCATCGGTGACGAGGTCTTCTTCGAGGAGGACAAGGGAAAGATCACCAGAAACCGCTTCTATCCCGTGATGCTCGACTCCAAGCTCGGCAAGCACAAGATCAACTACTACCTGCTCTACCAAAGCGATCGAGCCGGGACCTCCGACAACTGGAACGGTCGCTATATCGCAGGATCTTCCCTAAGTTTCTGA
- a CDS encoding methyl-accepting chemotaxis protein: MTFAKRTTLAFASLTLLGLIIGGIGIATQRSILVDLKLSSENILPATDNLLQLDRDLHQAYIAQVMFSNSPREKYDSLVDDTKTNLSQVEDRWESFKNAVEPYASPRVRDIQSKFETDFAKWKQSSYTALKQLTSSDSAVQAAGTAFVSGPALKDFDTARDQIDILTEVLEEESAQINANAEAAAVRGQWTIIAAILVSLLAGAHMTWRIGYTTSSKLKNIANRIATTASDTAETTSQISDSSRRVAEGASEQAASLEETSASLEESAATIQSSANAAQQIKVVSEETTVAAQQGSSEMKTMIEAMQLIAESSSNIAETLKTIDEIAFQTNILALNAAVEAARAGEAGAGFAVVADEVRALAQRCAKAARETSDRIEESTQRSAAGLRTSERVAEVLERICSKAFEMDELMRNMATSSQEQSAGITQLNLALTQMDQVTQTNAASAEETASATVQLDQQAIKLHGMVDELSGILGIDAANTKRSKVPSKPAREIPESDDWDFGDSQRSNNTFSTSSHN, from the coding sequence ATGACCTTCGCAAAACGAACTACCCTCGCGTTCGCCTCGCTGACCCTCTTGGGGCTCATTATCGGAGGCATAGGCATCGCGACCCAGCGATCCATCCTCGTCGACTTGAAACTCTCCTCGGAGAACATTCTCCCTGCGACCGACAACCTCCTGCAACTCGACCGCGACCTGCATCAAGCCTACATCGCTCAGGTCATGTTCAGCAACAGCCCGCGCGAGAAGTACGACTCTCTGGTGGACGACACGAAAACCAACCTCTCGCAAGTGGAGGATCGATGGGAATCCTTCAAGAACGCCGTGGAGCCTTACGCGTCACCTAGGGTACGCGACATCCAATCCAAGTTCGAGACCGACTTCGCCAAATGGAAGCAGTCGTCCTACACCGCCCTCAAGCAACTGACGAGCTCCGACAGCGCCGTGCAAGCCGCCGGCACCGCCTTCGTAAGCGGTCCCGCCCTCAAGGACTTCGACACCGCTCGCGACCAGATCGACATCCTCACCGAAGTCCTCGAGGAGGAGTCAGCCCAAATAAACGCGAACGCGGAAGCGGCTGCCGTGCGCGGACAGTGGACCATTATCGCCGCCATTCTCGTCAGCCTGCTCGCTGGAGCTCACATGACCTGGAGAATTGGATACACGACTTCCAGCAAGCTGAAGAATATCGCCAACCGGATCGCGACGACCGCTTCCGACACCGCGGAGACGACCTCCCAGATTAGCGACAGCAGCCGACGCGTGGCCGAAGGAGCCTCGGAGCAAGCTGCCTCCTTGGAGGAAACAAGCGCTTCTCTGGAGGAGAGCGCCGCGACTATCCAAAGCAGCGCCAACGCTGCCCAGCAGATCAAAGTCGTATCGGAGGAAACGACCGTCGCAGCCCAGCAAGGCAGCTCCGAAATGAAGACGATGATCGAGGCCATGCAACTCATCGCGGAATCGAGTTCAAACATCGCTGAAACCTTGAAGACTATCGACGAAATCGCCTTCCAGACCAACATCCTTGCTCTCAATGCTGCGGTGGAAGCGGCCCGAGCGGGAGAGGCCGGAGCGGGTTTCGCCGTAGTGGCGGACGAAGTACGGGCCCTTGCCCAACGCTGCGCCAAGGCTGCCCGCGAGACTTCAGATCGCATCGAGGAGTCGACGCAACGAAGCGCAGCCGGGCTTCGCACCAGCGAGCGCGTCGCCGAAGTGTTGGAACGCATTTGCAGCAAGGCCTTCGAGATGGACGAGCTCATGCGCAATATGGCGACTTCCTCCCAGGAACAATCTGCTGGCATCACTCAACTCAACCTGGCCCTCACCCAGATGGACCAAGTCACCCAAACCAATGCAGCCTCTGCCGAAGAAACCGCCAGCGCCACGGTGCAGCTCGACCAGCAAGCCATCAAGCTGCACGGCATGGTCGATGAACTTTCTGGCATTTTGGGTATCGATGCGGCAAATACTAAACGGTCCAAAGTCCCTTCCAAGCCTGCGCGGGAGATTCCCGAGAGCGACGATTGGGACTTCGGCGATTCGCAGCGTTCGAACAACACCTTTTCCACCTCTTCTCACAACTAA